A region from the Mucilaginibacter sp. CSA2-8R genome encodes:
- a CDS encoding ribonuclease HII encodes MAKPKIVVKTKTASVKNEILSLLACHQPDLLEAGCDEAGRGCLAGPVFAAAVILPPSFTHPLLNDSKKLSEADRYRLRPEIEAQALAFAVASVSNTEIDEINILNASFLAMHRAISQLSIKPQYLIIDGNRFNAYPEIPHQCIVQGDGKYFSIAAASVLAKTYRDDYMQQLALQHPEYDWHSNKGYPTIKHRNMVLQHGFTPHHRRSFNVTNPQLSIF; translated from the coding sequence ATGGCTAAGCCAAAAATTGTTGTTAAAACAAAAACTGCTTCTGTAAAAAACGAAATTTTAAGTTTGTTAGCTTGCCACCAGCCTGACTTGCTGGAAGCCGGTTGTGACGAAGCCGGACGCGGCTGCCTGGCCGGACCTGTTTTTGCCGCTGCCGTTATTTTGCCTCCAAGCTTTACGCACCCGCTGCTTAACGACTCTAAAAAGCTCAGCGAGGCCGACCGTTACCGATTACGTCCGGAAATAGAAGCGCAAGCCCTGGCCTTTGCCGTGGCTTCGGTAAGCAATACTGAGATTGATGAGATCAACATTTTAAATGCTTCCTTTTTGGCTATGCACAGGGCTATCAGTCAGTTAAGTATTAAGCCGCAGTATTTAATTATTGACGGTAACCGCTTTAACGCCTACCCCGAAATACCGCACCAATGCATCGTTCAGGGTGATGGCAAATACTTTAGTATTGCAGCTGCGTCTGTACTGGCCAAAACTTACCGTGATGATTATATGCAGCAGTTAGCTTTGCAACATCCCGAATACGACTGGCATAGCAATAAAGGCTATCCTACCATTAAACACCGTAACATGGTTTTGCAACATGGTTTTACACCTCATCACCGCCGTAGTTTTAATGTCACAAATCCGCAACTAAGCATCTTTTAA
- a CDS encoding ABC transporter permease, with protein sequence MQEAPSNYTPLQRTWKQFRQNKLALAGLAFIAITTLMAILGYLIMPDHSPDANHMSLPLSLKPPGFTYTVLKIPKPDKIEPANIFSRMLSGQPPANLEIPVVNYSIQKDSLTVDEYISSEDRPERRSFAVKDLMLNVPVSNFNSQDFIKQHIEQKTFWLGSDMYGRDLLSRIILGARVSLAVGIMAVLISLVIGVSLGALAGYYGGWIDSALSWVMNILWSLPALLLVIALSFALGKGLWQIFVAVGLSMWVEAARLVRGQVISLKQAEYIEAAKALGYSDFRIITRHILLNIAGPVLVIAASNFASAILLEAGLSFLGFGAQPPVPTWGGMIREHYGYIIMDAAYLALLPGLAIMLMVFAFNLVTTGLRDAFDIKSQNVRL encoded by the coding sequence ATGCAAGAGGCCCCGAGTAACTATACGCCACTACAACGTACCTGGAAACAGTTCAGGCAAAATAAGCTGGCTTTGGCGGGTTTGGCCTTTATTGCTATTACTACGCTGATGGCCATTTTAGGTTATTTGATTATGCCCGATCACAGTCCGGACGCTAATCATATGTCCTTACCTTTAAGCCTAAAGCCGCCTGGGTTTACCTATACTGTGCTTAAAATACCTAAACCCGATAAAATTGAACCGGCAAATATATTCAGCCGCATGCTTTCAGGCCAACCCCCAGCCAATCTGGAAATACCGGTGGTAAATTATAGTATACAAAAAGATTCGTTGACAGTTGATGAATACATTAGCAGTGAAGACAGGCCCGAACGACGTTCTTTTGCAGTTAAAGATTTGATGCTCAATGTGCCTGTAAGTAATTTTAACAGTCAGGATTTCATAAAACAACATATTGAACAAAAAACCTTTTGGCTGGGGAGTGACATGTACGGGCGCGATTTATTAAGCCGCATTATTTTAGGGGCGCGGGTATCATTAGCCGTAGGCATTATGGCCGTACTCATTAGCCTGGTAATTGGTGTTTCATTAGGTGCTTTGGCAGGCTACTACGGGGGATGGATTGACAGCGCACTGAGCTGGGTTATGAATATATTATGGTCATTGCCAGCCCTGCTGTTAGTTATTGCCTTGTCATTCGCATTAGGTAAAGGTTTGTGGCAAATTTTTGTAGCCGTTGGGTTATCGATGTGGGTAGAAGCGGCTCGGCTGGTAAGGGGCCAGGTTATCAGCCTTAAACAAGCCGAATATATCGAAGCAGCTAAGGCATTAGGTTATTCCGACTTCCGCATCATTACCCGTCACATTTTATTAAATATTGCCGGGCCAGTGCTGGTCATTGCGGCATCAAACTTTGCATCGGCTATACTACTCGAAGCCGGTTTGAGTTTTTTAGGATTTGGCGCACAACCGCCGGTACCTACTTGGGGAGGAATGATTCGTGAGCATTACGGCTATATTATTATGGATGCTGCTTATTTAGCACTGTTACCCGGTTTAGCTATTATGCTAATGGTATTTGCCTTTAATTTGGTAACTACCGGATTGCGCGATGCATTTGACATTAAATCACAAAACGTACGCTTATAA
- a CDS encoding glycosyltransferase family 4 protein: MKVLIITHLAPFPQNSGYPIVVGNTIKGLVNSGHQVSLFSLNPQKHKSHHNTEADELIKHINYYCHQIDTSISLTNAVLSLFNRKLHTVERYYDAEFERLLVKEVQSGSYDIIQFEGLFVTPYLAAIRKETKAKLIYRAHHIEYLVWERLAKQKNDPVKKFYLRLIAKRIKAFELNQLSLFDAIAVFTNQDKETIQQHTGKQIPVEILPVGLDLLRYQPDYRKTEFPSLFFLGAMDWMPNREGIEWFLENFANELTQGELRTRFYVAGNDIPERFDDYEVVGKIFIHGEVDDALEFVNTKAIMIVPLLSGGGMRVKIVEGMAMQKCIISTSLGAEGINYKNGENIIIANTPQEFHRAIKRCITDENYCKRIGLNARKLVEEQHDTHKITQRLVSFYQHTLLPS, translated from the coding sequence GTGAAAGTACTTATCATTACCCACCTTGCGCCTTTCCCGCAGAACAGCGGCTATCCCATTGTGGTGGGTAATACCATTAAGGGTCTTGTTAATTCGGGTCATCAGGTTTCTTTATTCTCACTAAATCCGCAAAAACACAAATCACATCATAATACCGAGGCTGATGAACTGATTAAACACATCAACTATTACTGCCATCAGATAGATACAAGTATATCGCTAACTAACGCAGTACTGAGTTTGTTTAACCGTAAGCTACATACAGTTGAGCGTTATTATGATGCAGAATTTGAACGCTTGCTGGTTAAAGAAGTACAAAGCGGCAGTTATGACATTATTCAATTTGAAGGGCTATTTGTAACACCTTATTTGGCAGCCATACGTAAAGAAACCAAAGCCAAACTAATTTACAGGGCCCACCATATTGAGTACCTGGTATGGGAGCGCTTGGCCAAACAGAAAAACGATCCGGTTAAAAAGTTTTATTTGCGCCTTATTGCCAAACGTATCAAAGCTTTTGAATTGAATCAACTAAGTTTATTTGATGCGATTGCTGTGTTTACCAACCAGGATAAAGAAACAATCCAACAACATACCGGTAAGCAAATACCTGTAGAAATTTTACCTGTGGGTTTAGATTTACTGCGTTACCAGCCCGACTATCGTAAAACGGAATTTCCGAGCCTCTTTTTTTTAGGCGCGATGGACTGGATGCCTAACCGCGAGGGTATTGAATGGTTTTTAGAAAACTTTGCGAACGAGCTTACCCAAGGCGAATTAAGAACACGTTTTTATGTGGCCGGCAATGACATACCCGAACGTTTTGATGACTACGAAGTAGTAGGTAAAATTTTTATACACGGCGAAGTAGATGATGCCCTGGAGTTTGTAAATACCAAAGCCATTATGATTGTTCCGCTGCTGTCGGGTGGGGGTATGCGGGTTAAGATTGTAGAAGGTATGGCTATGCAGAAATGTATTATATCTACCTCGTTAGGTGCCGAGGGCATCAATTATAAAAATGGCGAAAACATTATTATTGCCAATACACCGCAAGAATTTCACCGGGCTATAAAGCGTTGCATTACCGACGAAAACTATTGTAAACGTATTGGTTTAAATGCACGCAAACTGGTAGAAGAACAGCACGATACTCACAAAATTACCCAGCGCCTGGTTAGT
- a CDS encoding OmpA family protein, protein MKTNKFKTALVAVTLATATLIGFGCNSLTKTQKGTAIGAGAGGTIGALIGKSAGNTALGAIIGGAVGGTAGAFIGRKMDRQAAEIKQTVPGATVERQGEGILVKFDSGILFDVDKTALKSDARSNLQNLATSLNSNPQTNILIVGHTDNTGSASYNQDLSVRRAESVKSFIVSNGVSSGRLSTQGKGLSEPIADNSTESGRAQNRRVEIVIVANDQLKQEAKSSGN, encoded by the coding sequence ATGAAAACTAATAAATTTAAAACAGCTCTTGTAGCGGTAACTTTAGCTACAGCAACTTTAATAGGGTTTGGCTGTAACTCATTAACCAAAACACAAAAAGGTACGGCCATTGGTGCCGGTGCCGGTGGTACTATAGGTGCATTAATTGGTAAAAGTGCAGGTAATACTGCTTTAGGTGCTATTATTGGTGGTGCCGTAGGTGGTACAGCAGGTGCTTTTATTGGCCGTAAGATGGACAGGCAAGCTGCCGAAATTAAACAAACTGTTCCGGGAGCTACTGTAGAACGTCAGGGCGAAGGTATTTTGGTAAAATTTGATTCGGGTATTTTATTTGATGTAGATAAAACAGCATTAAAATCTGATGCACGCAGTAATCTGCAAAATTTAGCTACGTCGTTAAACAGCAATCCGCAAACTAATATCTTAATTGTTGGACATACTGATAACACTGGTAGTGCAAGTTACAACCAGGATTTATCGGTACGCCGTGCTGAATCTGTTAAATCTTTCATTGTATCCAATGGCGTTAGTTCAGGCCGTTTAAGCACACAAGGCAAAGGTTTAAGTGAGCCTATTGCTGATAATAGCACCGAAAGCGGCCGTGCGCAAAACCGCCGTGTAGAAATTGTTATCGTGGCTAACGATCAGTTGAAACAAGAGGCTAAGAGCAGCGGCAATTAA
- a CDS encoding PP2C family protein-serine/threonine phosphatase, protein MYINDGDSGEDELIKLLLKRQWELNSLLEVTQAINKNTAIPTLLQMLEVIFKNYLQVGKLRFLVEKQGSFACISKYGGDFEGISVLHKACLLLKKVKSPTSLTGYTDGVLNSYDYFIPIYHKKKPLAYALIGDFTLSGEMMSNDLNFMQTLINMIVVALENKKLFRERLQAERFQREMELAVEVQNMLIPVKIHKDKAVEASAKYLPHQDIGGDYFDFFRLNDEEFLWCIADVSGKGIAAALLMSNFQASLRAWATVDSDLTSVVNRLNSIVIRNTKGERFITLFVAKYNERTRKLQYINAGHNPTIVFNGTNAIRLKTGTTMIGVFDELPFINQGEVTIEPNSLIFNYTDGLMDYEIEQDHRWNEDKLLTYVTDNGHLSPDLFNHNLMDHLSRIIKGKRIDDITLLTLRVF, encoded by the coding sequence ATGTATATTAACGACGGAGACTCTGGCGAAGACGAACTGATAAAACTGCTGCTTAAACGGCAGTGGGAATTAAATTCGTTGCTGGAAGTCACACAAGCTATTAATAAAAACACTGCAATACCAACGTTGCTCCAAATGCTGGAAGTAATTTTCAAAAATTATCTCCAGGTAGGTAAGCTGCGCTTTTTGGTTGAAAAGCAGGGTAGCTTTGCGTGTATATCAAAGTATGGCGGCGATTTTGAGGGTATTTCGGTTTTACACAAGGCTTGCCTGTTATTAAAAAAAGTAAAATCTCCTACCTCCTTAACCGGATACACCGATGGTGTACTTAATTCGTACGATTACTTTATTCCTATTTACCATAAGAAAAAGCCGTTAGCTTATGCCCTGATTGGTGATTTTACCCTGTCGGGCGAAATGATGAGCAATGACCTTAATTTTATGCAAACGCTTATCAACATGATTGTGGTAGCGCTCGAGAACAAAAAATTGTTTAGAGAGCGTTTGCAGGCCGAGCGTTTTCAGCGCGAAATGGAGTTAGCGGTTGAAGTACAAAACATGCTTATCCCCGTAAAAATACACAAGGATAAAGCGGTTGAAGCCAGTGCAAAATATTTGCCTCACCAGGATATCGGCGGCGACTATTTCGACTTTTTTAGGCTTAATGACGAGGAGTTTTTATGGTGTATTGCCGACGTATCGGGTAAAGGTATTGCAGCAGCGCTGCTAATGTCAAACTTTCAGGCCAGTTTGCGTGCCTGGGCCACGGTGGATAGCGATTTAACCAGCGTGGTAAACCGTTTGAATAGCATCGTAATCCGCAATACCAAAGGCGAACGTTTTATTACCCTGTTTGTAGCCAAGTATAACGAGCGGACGCGAAAACTGCAGTACATCAACGCAGGGCATAACCCTACCATTGTTTTTAATGGTACAAATGCCATCCGGTTAAAAACGGGCACTACCATGATTGGTGTTTTTGATGAATTGCCTTTCATTAACCAGGGCGAAGTAACTATTGAGCCTAATAGCCTGATCTTTAACTACACAGACGGTTTAATGGACTACGAAATAGAGCAAGACCATCGCTGGAACGAAGATAAACTGTTGACTTACGTGACCGACAATGGCCACCTCTCTCCGGATTTATTTAACCATAACCTGATGGACCACCTTAGCCGGATTATTAAAGGCAAGCGTATTGATGATATTACCTTGCTTACCCTACGGGTATTTTAA